A DNA window from Amycolatopsis sp. DSM 110486 contains the following coding sequences:
- a CDS encoding sterol desaturase family protein, producing MADFLAHLRDPVLYAIPVFLLFVAVEIVAVHVLGHDDDVVGYRPADTRTSMLMGAVALGVNALFRLVMLVVFAVLFELAPVKFDPRDWWTWALMLLGQELVFYAYHRASHRVRLLWAGHQVHHSSEHYNFSTALRQKWTPYFQLPFWSVLALCGIPPWMILTGLSIDLVYQFFVHTEKVRKLPRWFEYVFNTPSHHRVHHGSDAEYLDANYGGILIVWDRLFRSFVPEGKRPTYGLTTNIDTHNLLKVGFHEYGSILRDLRGAQGWRDRVGYVVGPPGWSPRHELADEPGEPGRRGRVVRAAADHEQRTGPVEGHAVARQ from the coding sequence GTGGCCGACTTCCTGGCGCACCTGCGTGACCCGGTGCTGTACGCGATCCCGGTGTTCCTGCTGTTCGTGGCCGTCGAGATCGTCGCGGTGCACGTGCTCGGCCACGACGACGACGTGGTCGGCTACCGCCCCGCCGACACTCGCACGAGCATGCTGATGGGCGCGGTCGCGCTCGGCGTGAACGCGCTGTTCCGGCTCGTGATGCTGGTGGTCTTCGCCGTGCTCTTCGAGCTGGCGCCGGTGAAGTTCGACCCGCGCGACTGGTGGACGTGGGCGCTCATGCTGCTGGGCCAGGAGCTTGTGTTCTACGCCTACCACCGCGCGAGCCACCGCGTGCGGCTGCTGTGGGCCGGGCACCAGGTCCACCATTCCAGCGAGCACTACAACTTCTCGACGGCGCTGCGGCAGAAGTGGACCCCGTACTTCCAGCTGCCGTTCTGGTCCGTGCTGGCGCTGTGCGGGATTCCGCCGTGGATGATCCTCACCGGCCTGTCGATCGACCTCGTGTACCAGTTCTTCGTGCACACGGAGAAGGTGCGGAAGCTGCCGCGCTGGTTCGAGTACGTCTTCAACACCCCGTCGCACCACCGCGTCCACCACGGCAGCGACGCCGAGTACCTCGACGCGAACTACGGCGGGATCCTGATCGTCTGGGACCGGCTGTTCCGCAGCTTCGTCCCCGAAGGCAAGCGGCCGACCTACGGGCTGACCACGAACATCGACACGCACAACCTGCTGAAGGTCGGGTTCCACGAGTACGGCTCGATCCTGCGCGACCTTCGTGGTGCGCAGGGTTGGCGGGACCGGGTGGGGTACGTGGTCGGCCCGCCGGGCTGGTCACCTCGCCACGAGCTTGCCGACGAGCCGGGCGAGCCCGGCCGCCGCGGCCGCGTCGTCCGCGCGGCGGCTGATCACGAACAGCGGACCGGCCCGGTCGAGGGTCACGCCGTCGCTCGTCAGTAG
- a CDS encoding TetR/AcrR family transcriptional regulator: MTGSRAVGTKGVPRGERESQILVAGTEEFGRAGYAGASMVEIARRVGVTKPLLYQYFGSKDGLYLACLHRAGDRLTDGVAETMAAGSDPERMPLAVLAAIFATFDHDRYAWKLLRDPTVPATGDIAATAGDYRERLDAFALVGAGQLLGSRGPSDALDVEALAHVWTGVVDSLISWWIDRPGETAAAMTDRCARVMAALFGW, from the coding sequence GTGACAGGGTCAAGGGCCGTCGGGACGAAGGGTGTGCCGCGCGGCGAGCGCGAGTCGCAGATCCTCGTGGCGGGCACCGAGGAGTTCGGCCGGGCGGGGTACGCGGGCGCGTCGATGGTGGAGATCGCGCGCCGCGTGGGTGTCACGAAACCCTTGCTGTACCAGTACTTCGGCTCGAAGGACGGGCTGTACCTCGCGTGCCTGCACCGTGCGGGGGACCGGCTGACGGACGGCGTGGCCGAGACCATGGCGGCCGGCAGCGACCCGGAGCGCATGCCGCTCGCGGTGCTGGCGGCGATCTTCGCGACGTTCGACCACGACCGCTACGCGTGGAAGCTCCTGCGCGACCCGACGGTGCCGGCGACGGGTGACATCGCCGCCACGGCCGGCGACTACCGCGAACGCCTCGACGCGTTCGCCCTCGTCGGCGCCGGTCAGCTGCTGGGTTCGCGCGGGCCGTCGGACGCGCTGGACGTCGAGGCTCTCGCCCACGTCTGGACCGGTGTCGTGGACTCGCTGATCAGCTGGTGGATCGACCGGCCCGGCGAAACCGCCGCGGCGATGACCGACCGCTGCGCCCGCGTGATGGCCGCGCTCTTCGGCTGGTGA